In a single window of the Orcinus orca chromosome 9, mOrcOrc1.1, whole genome shotgun sequence genome:
- the GSTK1 gene encoding glutathione S-transferase kappa 1 isoform X6, whose product MGPLPRTLELFYDVLSPYSWLAFEVLCRYKNIWNVSLQLRPTLIAGIMKDSGNQPPALLPRKALYLKNDVRRLGRYLQVPIHLPKDFFFVIFEKGSLTAMRFLTIVKLEHPELLEKVSRELWMRVWSRDEDITEPQSILAAAEKAGMSTGRARELLERVSTPQVKNQLKETTDAACKYGAFGLPVTVAHLDDETYMLFGSDRMELLAHLLGEKWMGPVPPAATARL is encoded by the exons ATGGGACCGCTACCGCGGACTCTCGAACTCTTCTACGATGTGCTGTCCCCCTATTCCTGGCTGGCCTTCGAG GTCCTGTGCCGGTATAAGAACATCTGGAACGTCAGCCTGCAGCTGCGCCCGACCTTAATTGCAGGGATCATGAAAGACAGCG GAAACCAGCCGCCAGCTTTGCTTCCCCGCAAAGCCCTATACTTGAAAAATGACGTTAGGCGCCTGGGACGGTATCTCCAGGTTCCCATCCACTTACCCAAGGATTTCTTCTTTGTGATCTTTGAAAAAG GAAGTTTGACAGCCATGCGCTTCCTCACCATCGTGAAACTGGAGCACCCGGAGTTGCTGGAGAAAGTGTCCAGGGAACTGTGGATGCGCGTCTGGTCACGG GACGAAGACATCACGGAGCCCCAGAGCATCCTGGCC GCTGCAGAGAAGGCTGGCATGTCCACGGGACGAGCCCGGGAACTTCTGGAAAGGGTCTCAACACCACAGGTGAAGAACCAACTCAAGGAGACCACTGATGCAGCCTGCAAATACGGG GCCTTTGGGCTGCCTGTCACTGTGGCCCACCTGGATGATGAAACCTATATGCTGTTTGGCTCTGACCGGATGGAGCTGCTGGCACACCTTCTGG GAGAGAAGTGGATGGGCCCTGTGCCTCCAGCTGCAACTGCCAGACTTTAA
- the GSTK1 gene encoding glutathione S-transferase kappa 1 isoform X5 — protein MGPLPRTLELFYDVLSPYSWLAFEVTPGEPLRPGLGGRGQREGRAKGVLCRYKNIWNVSLQLRPTLIAGIMKDSGNQPPALLPRKALYLKNDVRRLGRYLQVPIHLPKDFFFVIFEKGSLTAMRFLTIVKLEHPELLEKVSRELWMRVWSRDEDITEPQSILAAAEKAGMSTGRARELLERVSTPQVKNQLKETTDAACKYGAFGLPVTVAHLDDETYMLFGSDRMELLAHLLGEKWMGPVPPAATARL, from the exons ATGGGACCGCTACCGCGGACTCTCGAACTCTTCTACGATGTGCTGTCCCCCTATTCCTGGCTGGCCTTCGAGGTGACGCCGGGGGAGCCGCTTCGGCCGGGGCTTGGAGGAcgagggcagagggaagggcgAGCGAAGGGC GTCCTGTGCCGGTATAAGAACATCTGGAACGTCAGCCTGCAGCTGCGCCCGACCTTAATTGCAGGGATCATGAAAGACAGCG GAAACCAGCCGCCAGCTTTGCTTCCCCGCAAAGCCCTATACTTGAAAAATGACGTTAGGCGCCTGGGACGGTATCTCCAGGTTCCCATCCACTTACCCAAGGATTTCTTCTTTGTGATCTTTGAAAAAG GAAGTTTGACAGCCATGCGCTTCCTCACCATCGTGAAACTGGAGCACCCGGAGTTGCTGGAGAAAGTGTCCAGGGAACTGTGGATGCGCGTCTGGTCACGG GACGAAGACATCACGGAGCCCCAGAGCATCCTGGCC GCTGCAGAGAAGGCTGGCATGTCCACGGGACGAGCCCGGGAACTTCTGGAAAGGGTCTCAACACCACAGGTGAAGAACCAACTCAAGGAGACCACTGATGCAGCCTGCAAATACGGG GCCTTTGGGCTGCCTGTCACTGTGGCCCACCTGGATGATGAAACCTATATGCTGTTTGGCTCTGACCGGATGGAGCTGCTGGCACACCTTCTGG GAGAGAAGTGGATGGGCCCTGTGCCTCCAGCTGCAACTGCCAGACTTTAA
- the GSTK1 gene encoding glutathione S-transferase kappa 1 isoform X1: MGPLPRTLELFYDVLSPYSWLAFEVTPGEPLRPGLGGRGQREGRAKGVLCRYKNIWNVSLQLRPTLIAGIMKDSGNQPPALLPRKALYLKNDVRRLGRYLQVPIHLPKDFFFVIFEKGSLTAMRFLTIVKLEHPELLEKVSRELWMRVWSRDEDITEPQSILAAAEKAGMSTGRARELLERVSTPQVKNQLKETTDAACKYGPNNHLLHHPPSCTPTAFSRPLGCLSLWPTWMMKPICCLALTGWSCWHTFWERSGWALCLQLQLPDFKEAQKQQNYWYKKADYLLTPPPPWGPGTLVSCLRGSSPALGDAGGGLCSTPSTVSLTAAVTSVPECLSRAPNSASHKINLMPSGTIFLGLCLPWCLCVLVPAITPGHSRCLRRAAHCVLPAPCPPWGSLCGGSRKQSLFLFSRSFLSLSETEN, translated from the exons ATGGGACCGCTACCGCGGACTCTCGAACTCTTCTACGATGTGCTGTCCCCCTATTCCTGGCTGGCCTTCGAGGTGACGCCGGGGGAGCCGCTTCGGCCGGGGCTTGGAGGAcgagggcagagggaagggcgAGCGAAGGGC GTCCTGTGCCGGTATAAGAACATCTGGAACGTCAGCCTGCAGCTGCGCCCGACCTTAATTGCAGGGATCATGAAAGACAGCG GAAACCAGCCGCCAGCTTTGCTTCCCCGCAAAGCCCTATACTTGAAAAATGACGTTAGGCGCCTGGGACGGTATCTCCAGGTTCCCATCCACTTACCCAAGGATTTCTTCTTTGTGATCTTTGAAAAAG GAAGTTTGACAGCCATGCGCTTCCTCACCATCGTGAAACTGGAGCACCCGGAGTTGCTGGAGAAAGTGTCCAGGGAACTGTGGATGCGCGTCTGGTCACGG GACGAAGACATCACGGAGCCCCAGAGCATCCTGGCC GCTGCAGAGAAGGCTGGCATGTCCACGGGACGAGCCCGGGAACTTCTGGAAAGGGTCTCAACACCACAGGTGAAGAACCAACTCAAGGAGACCACTGATGCAGCCTGCAAATACGGG CCCAATAACCACCTGCTCCATCACCCTCCTTCCTGCACGCCGACTGCTTTCTCCAGGCCTTTGGGCTGCCTGTCACTGTGGCCCACCTGGATGATGAAACCTATATGCTGTTTGGCTCTGACCGGATGGAGCTGCTGGCACACCTTCTGG GAGAGAAGTGGATGGGCCCTGTGCCTCCAGCTGCAACTGCCAGACTTTAAGGAAGCCCAGAAGCAGCAGAATTACTGGTATAAAAAAGCAGACTATCTCCTCACCCCTCCTCCACCGTGGGGCCCTGGGACTCTGGTTTCCTGTCTCAGAGGTTCCTCTCCGGCCCTGGGGGATGCCGGCGGGGGGCTCTGCAGTACACCGTCTACCGTTAGTCTCACGGCTGCCGTTACTTCTGTGCCTGAGTGCCTTTCGAGAGCCCCAAACTCTGCTTCCCACAAAATAAACCTAATGCCATCAGGCACCATATTTCTGGGTCTGTGTCTTCCCTGGTGTTTGTGTGTTCTTGTTCCTGCGATCACACCTGGCCATTCTAGGTGTTTGAGAAGAGCAGCTCACTGTGTgctcccagccccctgcccacctTGGGGCAGCTTATGTGGAGGGAGCAGGAAACAgtccctctttctcttctccagaaGCTTCCTGAGTCTGTCAGAGACAGAAAACTAA
- the GSTK1 gene encoding glutathione S-transferase kappa 1 isoform X7 gives MGPLPRTLELFYDVLSPYSWLAFEVLCRYKNIWNVSLQLRPTLIAGIMKDSGSLTAMRFLTIVKLEHPELLEKVSRELWMRVWSRDEDITEPQSILAAAEKAGMSTGRARELLERVSTPQVKNQLKETTDAACKYGAFGLPVTVAHLDDETYMLFGSDRMELLAHLLGEKWMGPVPPAATARL, from the exons ATGGGACCGCTACCGCGGACTCTCGAACTCTTCTACGATGTGCTGTCCCCCTATTCCTGGCTGGCCTTCGAG GTCCTGTGCCGGTATAAGAACATCTGGAACGTCAGCCTGCAGCTGCGCCCGACCTTAATTGCAGGGATCATGAAAGACAGCG GAAGTTTGACAGCCATGCGCTTCCTCACCATCGTGAAACTGGAGCACCCGGAGTTGCTGGAGAAAGTGTCCAGGGAACTGTGGATGCGCGTCTGGTCACGG GACGAAGACATCACGGAGCCCCAGAGCATCCTGGCC GCTGCAGAGAAGGCTGGCATGTCCACGGGACGAGCCCGGGAACTTCTGGAAAGGGTCTCAACACCACAGGTGAAGAACCAACTCAAGGAGACCACTGATGCAGCCTGCAAATACGGG GCCTTTGGGCTGCCTGTCACTGTGGCCCACCTGGATGATGAAACCTATATGCTGTTTGGCTCTGACCGGATGGAGCTGCTGGCACACCTTCTGG GAGAGAAGTGGATGGGCCCTGTGCCTCCAGCTGCAACTGCCAGACTTTAA
- the TMEM139 gene encoding transmembrane protein 139 isoform X1, whose translation MLTLKSNLAVMPIASLDTTAVCLFAGAWGGAMVPSQFWGTLEKPLLFLCCTSFLLGLALLGIRPDIAPVAYFFLTLGGFFLLACLLACVLEWGSRSVQTESPGASSNARDNEAFEVPTYEEATVLESQCHPPGADQPPSYTSVVIPPELEVRQPSHPEEPRRARLDRRVGSEGSVISGSPGRPPVSLRLRGPRVASTVPDLQSLWAPPKLEPLTPPPAYDVSFGHLDDDVFYGNNWTPP comes from the exons ATGCTTACTTTGAAATCTAACCTAGCGGTGATGCCAATTGCTAGTTTAGACACAACAGCTGTGTGTCTTTTTGcaggagcctggggaggggccATGGTGCCAAGCCAATTCTGGGGGACTCTGGAGAAGCCGCTTCTCTTCCTGTGTTGCACCTCCTTCCTCCTGGGGCTGGCTTTGCTGGGGATACGGCCGGACATCGCCCCTGTTGCTTATTTCTTTCTCACCTTGGGTGGCTTCTTTTTGTTGGCCTGCCTCCTGGCCTGTGTTTTGGAATGGGGGTCTCGATCAGTGCAGACCGAGAGCCCAGGGGCCTCAAGCAATGCACG GGACAATGAAGCCTTTGAGGTGCCAACCTACGAAGAGGCCACAGTGTTGGAATCACAGTGCCACCCCCCAGGGGCGGATCAACCACCCTCCTACACCAGTGTTGTAATCCCCCCAGAACTTGAGGTGAGACAGCCTAGCCATCCAGAGGAGCCCAGGAGAGCCAGACTGGACAGGCGAGTGGGCTCAGAGGGGTCTGTGATCTCAGGAAGCCCTGGAAGACCTCCAGTCAGCCTGCGGCTTCGGGGACCACGAGTTGCATCCACTGTTCCTGATCTGCAGAGCTTGTGGGCGCCCCCCAAATTGGAACCTCTTACTCCACCCCCTGCCTACGATGTCAGCTTTGGTCACCTCGATGATGATGTTTTCTATGGAAACAACTGGACACCCCCCTAA
- the GSTK1 gene encoding glutathione S-transferase kappa 1 isoform X4 has translation MGPLPRTLELFYDVLSPYSWLAFEVLCRYKNIWNVSLQLRPTLIAGIMKDSGSLTAMRFLTIVKLEHPELLEKVSRELWMRVWSRDEDITEPQSILAAAEKAGMSTGRARELLERVSTPQVKNQLKETTDAACKYGPNNHLLHHPPSCTPTAFSRPLGCLSLWPTWMMKPICCLALTGWSCWHTFWERSGWALCLQLQLPDFKEAQKQQNYWYKKADYLLTPPPPWGPGTLVSCLRGSSPALGDAGGGLCSTPSTVSLTAAVTSVPECLSRAPNSASHKINLMPSGTIFLGLCLPWCLCVLVPAITPGHSRCLRRAAHCVLPAPCPPWGSLCGGSRKQSLFLFSRSFLSLSETEN, from the exons ATGGGACCGCTACCGCGGACTCTCGAACTCTTCTACGATGTGCTGTCCCCCTATTCCTGGCTGGCCTTCGAG GTCCTGTGCCGGTATAAGAACATCTGGAACGTCAGCCTGCAGCTGCGCCCGACCTTAATTGCAGGGATCATGAAAGACAGCG GAAGTTTGACAGCCATGCGCTTCCTCACCATCGTGAAACTGGAGCACCCGGAGTTGCTGGAGAAAGTGTCCAGGGAACTGTGGATGCGCGTCTGGTCACGG GACGAAGACATCACGGAGCCCCAGAGCATCCTGGCC GCTGCAGAGAAGGCTGGCATGTCCACGGGACGAGCCCGGGAACTTCTGGAAAGGGTCTCAACACCACAGGTGAAGAACCAACTCAAGGAGACCACTGATGCAGCCTGCAAATACGGG CCCAATAACCACCTGCTCCATCACCCTCCTTCCTGCACGCCGACTGCTTTCTCCAGGCCTTTGGGCTGCCTGTCACTGTGGCCCACCTGGATGATGAAACCTATATGCTGTTTGGCTCTGACCGGATGGAGCTGCTGGCACACCTTCTGG GAGAGAAGTGGATGGGCCCTGTGCCTCCAGCTGCAACTGCCAGACTTTAAGGAAGCCCAGAAGCAGCAGAATTACTGGTATAAAAAAGCAGACTATCTCCTCACCCCTCCTCCACCGTGGGGCCCTGGGACTCTGGTTTCCTGTCTCAGAGGTTCCTCTCCGGCCCTGGGGGATGCCGGCGGGGGGCTCTGCAGTACACCGTCTACCGTTAGTCTCACGGCTGCCGTTACTTCTGTGCCTGAGTGCCTTTCGAGAGCCCCAAACTCTGCTTCCCACAAAATAAACCTAATGCCATCAGGCACCATATTTCTGGGTCTGTGTCTTCCCTGGTGTTTGTGTGTTCTTGTTCCTGCGATCACACCTGGCCATTCTAGGTGTTTGAGAAGAGCAGCTCACTGTGTgctcccagccccctgcccacctTGGGGCAGCTTATGTGGAGGGAGCAGGAAACAgtccctctttctcttctccagaaGCTTCCTGAGTCTGTCAGAGACAGAAAACTAA
- the TMEM139 gene encoding transmembrane protein 139 isoform X2 has product MVPSQFWGTLEKPLLFLCCTSFLLGLALLGIRPDIAPVAYFFLTLGGFFLLACLLACVLEWGSRSVQTESPGASSNARDNEAFEVPTYEEATVLESQCHPPGADQPPSYTSVVIPPELEVRQPSHPEEPRRARLDRRVGSEGSVISGSPGRPPVSLRLRGPRVASTVPDLQSLWAPPKLEPLTPPPAYDVSFGHLDDDVFYGNNWTPP; this is encoded by the exons ATGGTGCCAAGCCAATTCTGGGGGACTCTGGAGAAGCCGCTTCTCTTCCTGTGTTGCACCTCCTTCCTCCTGGGGCTGGCTTTGCTGGGGATACGGCCGGACATCGCCCCTGTTGCTTATTTCTTTCTCACCTTGGGTGGCTTCTTTTTGTTGGCCTGCCTCCTGGCCTGTGTTTTGGAATGGGGGTCTCGATCAGTGCAGACCGAGAGCCCAGGGGCCTCAAGCAATGCACG GGACAATGAAGCCTTTGAGGTGCCAACCTACGAAGAGGCCACAGTGTTGGAATCACAGTGCCACCCCCCAGGGGCGGATCAACCACCCTCCTACACCAGTGTTGTAATCCCCCCAGAACTTGAGGTGAGACAGCCTAGCCATCCAGAGGAGCCCAGGAGAGCCAGACTGGACAGGCGAGTGGGCTCAGAGGGGTCTGTGATCTCAGGAAGCCCTGGAAGACCTCCAGTCAGCCTGCGGCTTCGGGGACCACGAGTTGCATCCACTGTTCCTGATCTGCAGAGCTTGTGGGCGCCCCCCAAATTGGAACCTCTTACTCCACCCCCTGCCTACGATGTCAGCTTTGGTCACCTCGATGATGATGTTTTCTATGGAAACAACTGGACACCCCCCTAA
- the GSTK1 gene encoding glutathione S-transferase kappa 1 isoform X2, translating into MGPLPRTLELFYDVLSPYSWLAFEVLCRYKNIWNVSLQLRPTLIAGIMKDSGNQPPALLPRKALYLKNDVRRLGRYLQVPIHLPKDFFFVIFEKGSLTAMRFLTIVKLEHPELLEKVSRELWMRVWSRDEDITEPQSILAAAEKAGMSTGRARELLERVSTPQVKNQLKETTDAACKYGPNNHLLHHPPSCTPTAFSRPLGCLSLWPTWMMKPICCLALTGWSCWHTFWERSGWALCLQLQLPDFKEAQKQQNYWYKKADYLLTPPPPWGPGTLVSCLRGSSPALGDAGGGLCSTPSTVSLTAAVTSVPECLSRAPNSASHKINLMPSGTIFLGLCLPWCLCVLVPAITPGHSRCLRRAAHCVLPAPCPPWGSLCGGSRKQSLFLFSRSFLSLSETEN; encoded by the exons ATGGGACCGCTACCGCGGACTCTCGAACTCTTCTACGATGTGCTGTCCCCCTATTCCTGGCTGGCCTTCGAG GTCCTGTGCCGGTATAAGAACATCTGGAACGTCAGCCTGCAGCTGCGCCCGACCTTAATTGCAGGGATCATGAAAGACAGCG GAAACCAGCCGCCAGCTTTGCTTCCCCGCAAAGCCCTATACTTGAAAAATGACGTTAGGCGCCTGGGACGGTATCTCCAGGTTCCCATCCACTTACCCAAGGATTTCTTCTTTGTGATCTTTGAAAAAG GAAGTTTGACAGCCATGCGCTTCCTCACCATCGTGAAACTGGAGCACCCGGAGTTGCTGGAGAAAGTGTCCAGGGAACTGTGGATGCGCGTCTGGTCACGG GACGAAGACATCACGGAGCCCCAGAGCATCCTGGCC GCTGCAGAGAAGGCTGGCATGTCCACGGGACGAGCCCGGGAACTTCTGGAAAGGGTCTCAACACCACAGGTGAAGAACCAACTCAAGGAGACCACTGATGCAGCCTGCAAATACGGG CCCAATAACCACCTGCTCCATCACCCTCCTTCCTGCACGCCGACTGCTTTCTCCAGGCCTTTGGGCTGCCTGTCACTGTGGCCCACCTGGATGATGAAACCTATATGCTGTTTGGCTCTGACCGGATGGAGCTGCTGGCACACCTTCTGG GAGAGAAGTGGATGGGCCCTGTGCCTCCAGCTGCAACTGCCAGACTTTAAGGAAGCCCAGAAGCAGCAGAATTACTGGTATAAAAAAGCAGACTATCTCCTCACCCCTCCTCCACCGTGGGGCCCTGGGACTCTGGTTTCCTGTCTCAGAGGTTCCTCTCCGGCCCTGGGGGATGCCGGCGGGGGGCTCTGCAGTACACCGTCTACCGTTAGTCTCACGGCTGCCGTTACTTCTGTGCCTGAGTGCCTTTCGAGAGCCCCAAACTCTGCTTCCCACAAAATAAACCTAATGCCATCAGGCACCATATTTCTGGGTCTGTGTCTTCCCTGGTGTTTGTGTGTTCTTGTTCCTGCGATCACACCTGGCCATTCTAGGTGTTTGAGAAGAGCAGCTCACTGTGTgctcccagccccctgcccacctTGGGGCAGCTTATGTGGAGGGAGCAGGAAACAgtccctctttctcttctccagaaGCTTCCTGAGTCTGTCAGAGACAGAAAACTAA
- the GSTK1 gene encoding glutathione S-transferase kappa 1 isoform X3 codes for MGPLPRTLELFYDVLSPYSWLAFEVTPGEPLRPGLGGRGQREGRAKGVLCRYKNIWNVSLQLRPTLIAGIMKDSGSLTAMRFLTIVKLEHPELLEKVSRELWMRVWSRDEDITEPQSILAAAEKAGMSTGRARELLERVSTPQVKNQLKETTDAACKYGPNNHLLHHPPSCTPTAFSRPLGCLSLWPTWMMKPICCLALTGWSCWHTFWERSGWALCLQLQLPDFKEAQKQQNYWYKKADYLLTPPPPWGPGTLVSCLRGSSPALGDAGGGLCSTPSTVSLTAAVTSVPECLSRAPNSASHKINLMPSGTIFLGLCLPWCLCVLVPAITPGHSRCLRRAAHCVLPAPCPPWGSLCGGSRKQSLFLFSRSFLSLSETEN; via the exons ATGGGACCGCTACCGCGGACTCTCGAACTCTTCTACGATGTGCTGTCCCCCTATTCCTGGCTGGCCTTCGAGGTGACGCCGGGGGAGCCGCTTCGGCCGGGGCTTGGAGGAcgagggcagagggaagggcgAGCGAAGGGC GTCCTGTGCCGGTATAAGAACATCTGGAACGTCAGCCTGCAGCTGCGCCCGACCTTAATTGCAGGGATCATGAAAGACAGCG GAAGTTTGACAGCCATGCGCTTCCTCACCATCGTGAAACTGGAGCACCCGGAGTTGCTGGAGAAAGTGTCCAGGGAACTGTGGATGCGCGTCTGGTCACGG GACGAAGACATCACGGAGCCCCAGAGCATCCTGGCC GCTGCAGAGAAGGCTGGCATGTCCACGGGACGAGCCCGGGAACTTCTGGAAAGGGTCTCAACACCACAGGTGAAGAACCAACTCAAGGAGACCACTGATGCAGCCTGCAAATACGGG CCCAATAACCACCTGCTCCATCACCCTCCTTCCTGCACGCCGACTGCTTTCTCCAGGCCTTTGGGCTGCCTGTCACTGTGGCCCACCTGGATGATGAAACCTATATGCTGTTTGGCTCTGACCGGATGGAGCTGCTGGCACACCTTCTGG GAGAGAAGTGGATGGGCCCTGTGCCTCCAGCTGCAACTGCCAGACTTTAAGGAAGCCCAGAAGCAGCAGAATTACTGGTATAAAAAAGCAGACTATCTCCTCACCCCTCCTCCACCGTGGGGCCCTGGGACTCTGGTTTCCTGTCTCAGAGGTTCCTCTCCGGCCCTGGGGGATGCCGGCGGGGGGCTCTGCAGTACACCGTCTACCGTTAGTCTCACGGCTGCCGTTACTTCTGTGCCTGAGTGCCTTTCGAGAGCCCCAAACTCTGCTTCCCACAAAATAAACCTAATGCCATCAGGCACCATATTTCTGGGTCTGTGTCTTCCCTGGTGTTTGTGTGTTCTTGTTCCTGCGATCACACCTGGCCATTCTAGGTGTTTGAGAAGAGCAGCTCACTGTGTgctcccagccccctgcccacctTGGGGCAGCTTATGTGGAGGGAGCAGGAAACAgtccctctttctcttctccagaaGCTTCCTGAGTCTGTCAGAGACAGAAAACTAA